The Desulforegulaceae bacterium genome has a window encoding:
- a CDS encoding ABC transporter permease has product MKYLFSLSSKIGRSFLNYLDYIFSLSGLLYCILKIFVKGNYSGKKLVRLGIIEQIYFTAVQALRIIIPIALVIGTAFFLQFSKIADQYDLGKLAAVILLRELGPMIAAVVVILRSATAVTTEIGYMNVQGEMDAIQMAGVDPLALICLPRLIGITTAILCLFIVFSLVSVLGGFASAWILSDISLHRFLLTIGKSISFSDVFAVLFKAMGFGVIISIICLYRGFEAKNSITEVPVRTAKAAVECFFYCLIFNVLISVIFMLRG; this is encoded by the coding sequence ATGAAATATTTATTTTCCCTTTCAAGTAAAATAGGACGAAGTTTTTTAAATTACCTGGACTATATTTTTTCTTTATCCGGATTACTATACTGTATTTTAAAAATATTTGTAAAAGGAAATTATTCAGGAAAGAAGCTTGTACGGCTTGGAATAATTGAGCAGATTTATTTTACCGCTGTCCAGGCCTTAAGAATCATTATTCCCATAGCCCTTGTAATTGGGACTGCTTTTTTTCTTCAGTTTTCAAAAATTGCAGATCAATATGATTTGGGTAAGCTTGCCGCTGTTATTCTTTTAAGGGAGTTAGGACCTATGATTGCTGCTGTGGTGGTTATTTTAAGATCTGCCACAGCTGTTACAACCGAAATTGGATATATGAATGTTCAAGGCGAAATGGATGCTATCCAGATGGCCGGGGTTGATCCTTTAGCACTTATCTGCCTTCCAAGGCTTATTGGAATTACAACCGCAATTTTATGCCTTTTTATAGTTTTCAGCCTTGTATCAGTTCTTGGGGGTTTTGCTTCTGCCTGGATACTTTCAGATATTTCACTTCATAGATTTCTTTTAACCATTGGAAAATCAATTTCATTTTCAGATGTATTTGCTGTTTTATTTAAAGCCATGGGTTTTGGAGTTATAATAAGCATTATTTGTCTTTACAGGGGGTTTGAAGCAAAGAACTCAATAACAGAAGTCCCTGTACGGACAGCAAAGGCAGCTGTTGAATGTTTTTTTTATTGTTTGATTTTCAATGTTCTTATTTCTGTTATATTTATGCTAAGAGGTTAA
- the panC gene encoding pantoate--beta-alanine ligase, whose amino-acid sequence MGQIKVFENIANVNAWSTNCKKDGFSVGLVPTMGFLHEGHLSLIDRAKEKCTRVVVSVFVNPAQFGEGEDFESYPRNFDKDFELASKRGADAVFFPSAKEIYPENYQTYVDLEKLPDHLCGKSRVGHFKGVATVVSKLFNIVQPDFAFFGEKDFQQLAIIKQMVKDLNFPVTIEGVPIVRESSGLALSSRNSYLSEEERKNAILLYKSILEAEKIIKAGEKKSSKVIEVIKGVIGQYEKSKIDYINICDPETLEDLEFIDRKVVLAMAVFIGKTRLIDNKVIIP is encoded by the coding sequence ATGGGACAAATTAAAGTTTTTGAAAATATAGCAAATGTAAATGCCTGGTCAACAAATTGTAAAAAAGATGGTTTCAGTGTTGGATTAGTACCCACAATGGGGTTTTTACATGAAGGCCATCTTTCACTTATTGACAGGGCAAAAGAAAAATGTACCAGGGTAGTTGTAAGTGTTTTTGTAAATCCTGCCCAGTTTGGTGAGGGTGAAGATTTTGAAAGTTATCCCAGAAATTTTGACAAAGATTTTGAGCTGGCTTCCAAAAGAGGGGCTGATGCTGTTTTTTTTCCATCAGCTAAGGAAATTTATCCTGAGAATTATCAAACCTATGTGGATCTTGAAAAACTCCCTGATCATTTATGCGGTAAATCAAGGGTTGGTCATTTTAAAGGAGTTGCAACCGTTGTTTCAAAGCTTTTTAATATTGTTCAGCCTGATTTTGCTTTTTTCGGAGAAAAGGATTTTCAGCAGCTGGCAATTATAAAGCAGATGGTAAAAGATCTTAATTTTCCTGTAACAATTGAAGGGGTTCCTATTGTAAGGGAAAGCAGCGGACTTGCACTGAGTTCAAGAAATAGTTATTTGTCGGAAGAAGAGCGTAAAAACGCAATTCTTTTATATAAAAGCATTCTTGAAGCAGAAAAAATAATCAAGGCCGGAGAAAAAAAATCTTCAAAAGTTATAGAGGTTATCAAGGGTGTTATTGGTCAGTATGAAAAATCAAAAATTGATTATATAAATATCTGCGATCCTGAAACCCTTGAAGATTTAGAGTTTATAGATAGGAAAGTTGTTCTTGCAATGGCTGTTTTTATTGGGAAAACAAGGCTTATAGACAACAAGGTAATAATTCCCTGA
- a CDS encoding SpoIID/LytB domain-containing protein — protein MSTKIILSLKVVFIFLYFILISTGIFSQPLYIQSMEDARKYILENEVVKAREKYLSITANNHFHKEKQANALFLYSMILWKKDADIHKSKAALENILKSFPETEAAGDAMFSLAAIEAETQNFKKSFDYLENFVSKFPGHIRVKKAMELLEVSKNSFKTDKIPVRVLLGNLKQCSFSSETFFYIDLVPLNSKKISASLSPENTIKINGIDTLKNNTIISSEDIPINFKSKRYKGKLILNQKNGKIEIINILELGSYLKSVVPSEMPGSWHDEALKAQAVASRTYALFMIKQNQKNSYHLESGILSQVYKGIENICEKSSQAVELTDSEFILLNEKPVLAAFHSNSGGFTEDPVYFWKKNFSYLKQKTDNFSPANEWKAFFSYDQLSNLLFSSPTKINKVYISQTTPSGRVSEITLKTNKGKVSFNGEKFREKTGYYTVKSTLFQITSLSNGIELRGKGFGHGIGMSQWGAKKMAEKGYTYKEIVRYYYSDKIKIEKKLPRSFYNDQGDLFLTKLF, from the coding sequence ATGTCGACTAAAATAATTTTGAGTTTAAAAGTAGTTTTTATTTTCTTGTATTTTATACTTATTTCAACTGGGATTTTTTCTCAACCATTATATATTCAATCCATGGAAGACGCCAGAAAATATATCCTTGAAAATGAGGTGGTAAAAGCAAGGGAAAAATACCTTTCGATAACTGCAAACAACCACTTTCACAAGGAAAAACAGGCCAATGCTCTTTTTTTATACTCAATGATCCTATGGAAAAAAGACGCAGATATTCACAAATCAAAAGCTGCCTTGGAAAATATTTTAAAATCTTTCCCTGAAACCGAAGCTGCAGGAGATGCCATGTTTTCCCTTGCAGCAATTGAAGCAGAAACCCAAAATTTTAAAAAAAGCTTTGATTATCTTGAAAACTTTGTTTCCAAATTCCCCGGCCATATAAGAGTAAAAAAAGCAATGGAGCTTCTTGAAGTTTCAAAAAACTCATTTAAAACAGATAAAATTCCTGTAAGAGTCCTTTTAGGCAACCTGAAACAATGCTCTTTTTCATCTGAAACCTTTTTTTATATAGATTTAGTTCCCCTGAATTCAAAAAAAATATCTGCCTCCCTTTCCCCTGAAAATACAATTAAAATAAACGGGATCGACACTTTAAAAAACAATACAATTATTTCTTCAGAGGACATTCCTATAAATTTTAAAAGCAAAAGATACAAAGGTAAATTAATTCTTAATCAAAAAAATGGAAAAATTGAAATAATAAATATTTTGGAACTTGGGTCCTATTTAAAATCTGTTGTACCCTCAGAAATGCCCGGCTCCTGGCATGATGAAGCCCTCAAAGCTCAGGCTGTAGCCTCAAGAACCTATGCTCTTTTCATGATTAAACAAAACCAAAAAAACAGCTATCATCTTGAATCAGGAATTTTATCACAAGTTTACAAAGGGATTGAAAACATATGTGAAAAATCCTCCCAAGCTGTAGAACTAACAGATTCAGAGTTTATTTTGCTTAATGAAAAACCAGTTCTAGCTGCTTTTCATTCAAACAGCGGAGGTTTTACAGAAGATCCTGTATATTTTTGGAAAAAGAACTTTTCATATTTAAAACAAAAAACTGATAATTTCAGTCCTGCCAATGAATGGAAGGCTTTTTTTTCTTATGATCAGCTTTCCAATTTATTGTTCAGCAGTCCCACCAAGATTAACAAAGTTTATATCTCCCAAACAACTCCCTCTGGAAGAGTTTCTGAAATCACTTTAAAAACAAATAAAGGTAAAGTTTCTTTTAATGGAGAGAAATTCAGGGAAAAGACAGGATATTATACAGTAAAAAGCACTCTTTTTCAAATCACCAGCCTTAGCAACGGAATAGAATTAAGAGGAAAAGGTTTTGGACATGGAATAGGAATGAGCCAATGGGGAGCAAAAAAAATGGCTGAAAAAGGATATACATACAAAGAAATTGTCAGATATTATTATTCTGACAAAATAAAAATTGAAAAAAAACTTCCCCGGTCATTTTATAATGACCAGGGAGATTTGTTTTTAACCAAGCTTTTCTAA
- a CDS encoding phenyltransferase domain-containing protein — protein MNIKSQDKAAITNSPLTTIIEDCAKSIINAQKGTGEIPWAIGEKTDSWDMVEAIMGLNICGYFQESKKGFEWLKKTQNSDGSFYASYMNGSPEDMTKDTNMSSYIAVGLLQYLIITKDLDFTRYIWPTVEKGLNFVISLQAEGGEIYWAKSPKGNIDKMCLLTGSSSIYTSLKCGIYLGEKLGFDYPHWKTAAIKLENALRKRRHVFDVTKSRYSMDWFYPILCGALTKNECEKRLEKYWKKFIVEGMGVRCVSENPWITMAETCELVLALNSMGKKRKAEIVFNWILDRRFEDDGSFWCGFTFPDMVIWPEEKYTWTNGVAIMAADALYDLTPASNLFSHAFWEQKSTWRYLN, from the coding sequence TTGAATATAAAATCACAGGACAAGGCGGCAATAACAAATTCACCTTTAACAACAATAATTGAAGATTGTGCTAAAAGCATAATCAATGCCCAAAAAGGCACTGGTGAAATACCCTGGGCTATAGGAGAGAAAACAGACTCCTGGGATATGGTGGAAGCAATAATGGGACTTAATATCTGCGGCTATTTCCAAGAGTCTAAAAAAGGTTTTGAATGGCTTAAAAAGACCCAGAATTCCGACGGGAGTTTTTATGCATCATATATGAACGGCTCACCTGAAGACATGACAAAAGATACAAATATGTCTTCTTATATTGCAGTGGGACTGCTTCAATACCTTATAATTACAAAAGATTTGGATTTTACACGCTATATCTGGCCTACTGTAGAAAAAGGACTTAATTTTGTAATTTCACTCCAGGCAGAAGGAGGGGAAATCTACTGGGCAAAAAGCCCTAAAGGAAATATAGACAAAATGTGCCTTCTTACAGGATCAAGCTCAATTTACACCAGCCTTAAATGTGGAATTTACCTTGGAGAAAAACTGGGGTTTGATTATCCTCATTGGAAAACTGCAGCAATTAAGCTTGAAAATGCACTGAGAAAAAGACGCCATGTTTTTGATGTTACAAAATCAAGATATTCAATGGACTGGTTTTATCCAATTTTATGCGGGGCCCTGACAAAAAACGAATGCGAAAAAAGACTGGAAAAATACTGGAAAAAATTCATTGTTGAAGGAATGGGAGTCAGGTGCGTTTCAGAAAACCCATGGATTACAATGGCTGAAACCTGCGAACTTGTTCTTGCCCTTAACTCAATGGGAAAGAAAAGAAAAGCTGAAATTGTTTTCAACTGGATTCTTGACAGACGATTTGAAGACGATGGATCATTTTGGTGCGGATTTACATTTCCAGATATGGTTATCTGGCCCGAAGAAAAATACACATGGACAAATGGAGTGGCAATAATGGCAGCTGATGCCCTTTATGATTTAACTCCTGCCTCAAA
- the metK gene encoding methionine adenosyltransferase translates to MAKESVLFTSESVTEGHPDKVADAISDSILDAIIEQDKKARVACETLVTTGLAFIAGEISTECYVDIPQIVRNTIREIGYNSSDMGFDWQTCSVLTSIDHQSPDIAAGVNEGEGLFKEQGAGDQGLMFGFASSETPELMPMPIVMAHKLTKRLADVRKNKIVDIFRPDGKAQVTIEYENCVPKRIDAVVVSTQHTEDSTYDQVKEAVMEEVIKKIIPAEMLDSNTRYYINPTGKFVVGGPMGDCGLTGRKIIVDTYGGQGSHGGGCFSGKDPSKVDRSASYMGRYIAKNIVASGLATKCEVQLAYAIGYSDPLSVLVDTFGTGKVSNSELSSAIREIFSLTPSGIIKELDLLRPIYKKTAAYGHFGREDEDFIWEKTDKAKILLEKLG, encoded by the coding sequence ATGGCCAAAGAAAGTGTGTTGTTTACTTCAGAATCTGTTACTGAAGGTCATCCTGACAAGGTGGCTGATGCAATTTCAGATTCAATTTTAGACGCCATTATTGAACAGGATAAAAAAGCAAGGGTAGCTTGTGAAACTCTTGTAACCACGGGTCTTGCTTTTATTGCGGGTGAAATTTCAACTGAATGTTATGTTGATATTCCTCAGATAGTAAGAAATACAATCAGGGAAATAGGTTATAATTCTTCAGATATGGGTTTTGACTGGCAGACATGCTCTGTACTTACAAGCATTGATCATCAGTCTCCTGATATTGCAGCCGGAGTTAATGAAGGTGAAGGTCTTTTCAAAGAGCAGGGTGCCGGAGATCAGGGGTTGATGTTTGGGTTTGCCTCAAGTGAAACTCCTGAGCTTATGCCAATGCCTATAGTGATGGCACATAAGCTTACAAAAAGACTTGCAGACGTTAGAAAAAACAAGATAGTGGATATATTCAGACCCGATGGCAAGGCACAGGTTACAATTGAATATGAAAATTGTGTTCCAAAAAGAATAGATGCAGTTGTTGTTTCAACTCAGCACACAGAAGATTCAACCTATGATCAGGTAAAAGAAGCAGTGATGGAAGAAGTTATCAAAAAAATTATTCCAGCTGAAATGCTTGATTCAAATACCAGATATTATATAAATCCCACAGGCAAATTTGTTGTGGGAGGCCCCATGGGAGACTGCGGACTTACAGGAAGAAAAATAATCGTTGATACCTATGGAGGTCAGGGAAGTCACGGAGGAGGATGTTTTTCAGGAAAAGATCCTTCCAAGGTGGATAGAAGTGCATCGTACATGGGAAGATATATTGCAAAAAACATTGTTGCTTCAGGCCTGGCAACAAAGTGCGAGGTTCAGCTTGCTTATGCAATAGGCTATTCTGACCCGCTTTCTGTTCTTGTTGATACCTTTGGTACAGGAAAGGTTTCAAATTCTGAATTATCTTCTGCAATAAGAGAAATTTTCAGCCTTACTCCATCTGGAATTATTAAAGAACTTGACCTTTTAAGACCGATTTATAAAAAAACAGCAGCATACGGTCATTTTGGAAGGGAAGATGAAGACTTTATTTGGGAAAAAACAGATAAAGCCAAAATTCTTTTAGAAAAGCTTGGTTAA
- a CDS encoding murein transglycosylase domain-containing protein, with product MRKTLIISLFFIFLTPVLIPAQTSFDDFKKIQKSEYKGYKDTITEDFESYKKELKESFLDYKKKASQVWGQKNAVMPDKKIWVQYRDNMKERNIVDFESGKAIVEIAAEPDDAKDKKKLLEKVTKAIEKAVTSKPDERSIIEIAKNPGAVEEDPKKDAVLKDQIKNKKGEIVTEKNAGEFAKELVKDKKVKVKNLKGDDGKSRLVVSVDFPLVPDHLKKRVDKYKALVFKESKRRSIESKLVFALMETESAFNPTAKSPVPAFGLMQLVPVSGGRDAYKFVHGKDQAPTDRFLYQPPNNVELGTAYLYILYYRYLAQIKDQESRLWCAIASYNTGVGNLLNTFAGKYSRNKFKNRSEWRNKGFGKINTMNSEEVFNYLKKNLPYEETRNYVVKVRERMPKYSSN from the coding sequence ATGAGAAAAACATTGATAATCAGCCTTTTTTTTATATTTTTAACTCCGGTTTTAATTCCTGCCCAGACAAGCTTTGACGACTTCAAAAAAATTCAGAAATCAGAATACAAAGGCTATAAAGATACAATTACTGAAGATTTTGAAAGTTATAAAAAAGAGCTGAAAGAATCCTTTTTAGATTACAAGAAAAAAGCATCTCAAGTCTGGGGTCAAAAAAATGCTGTAATGCCTGATAAAAAAATATGGGTACAATACAGAGATAATATGAAAGAACGAAATATTGTTGATTTTGAATCAGGGAAGGCCATAGTTGAAATTGCAGCTGAACCAGATGATGCAAAAGATAAAAAAAAGCTTCTTGAAAAGGTGACAAAAGCTATTGAAAAAGCTGTAACTTCAAAGCCTGATGAAAGGTCAATAATTGAAATAGCCAAAAATCCCGGAGCTGTTGAAGAAGATCCTAAAAAAGATGCTGTTTTAAAGGATCAGATAAAGAATAAAAAAGGGGAAATTGTTACAGAAAAAAATGCAGGGGAATTTGCAAAAGAACTTGTAAAAGATAAAAAAGTCAAAGTGAAAAATCTCAAAGGAGATGATGGAAAATCAAGACTTGTGGTAAGTGTGGATTTTCCTCTTGTTCCAGATCACCTTAAGAAAAGAGTTGATAAGTACAAGGCTCTTGTATTTAAGGAATCAAAAAGACGCTCCATTGAATCCAAACTTGTTTTTGCTTTAATGGAAACAGAAAGTGCTTTTAATCCCACAGCTAAATCTCCAGTTCCTGCCTTTGGGCTGATGCAGCTTGTTCCTGTAAGCGGAGGAAGGGATGCCTATAAATTTGTTCATGGAAAAGATCAGGCTCCAACTGATCGGTTTTTATACCAGCCTCCAAATAATGTTGAGCTTGGAACAGCTTATCTTTATATTTTGTATTACAGGTATCTGGCTCAAATAAAAGATCAGGAATCCAGACTTTGGTGTGCAATAGCTTCATACAACACAGGAGTTGGTAATCTCTTAAATACTTTTGCAGGTAAGTATTCCAGAAATAAATTCAAAAACAGAAGTGAATGGAGAAATAAAGGTTTTGGGAAAATAAATACAATGAATTCTGAAGAAGTTTTTAATTACCTTAAAAAGAATCTTCCATACGAGGAAACAAGAAATTATGTGGTAAAAGTAAGGGAAAGAATGCCTAAATACAGTTCCAATTAA
- a CDS encoding MlaD family protein: protein MDLMFKDKDKIVGFFILMISTLLLLSLVLIGRGKGLFKNYIEYHAIFEETYNLKEGAPVKLFNAEIGKVKDVKLVDDDVRVQILIVDEYSNRVRESSYVTVTSPTFIGSEYIALTSQDKSSELIPEGGQIPSIEKTSFSDLMDEFQVEKTAKKFVETVYDLSEMAKKLNSDQGPVFSILSDIETIVHDIESGKGNLGEILRTSKITDQLEARLVQIEKILGDVKIAVSKTPYTMDLVNENLERVGKIGKNIELSSENINLMVNELRVKLNEISTIISNIEKGSETVPAITATALNGLQEVREGVRKIDNTIEALQKTFIIRNKLPERQEPEQYKLDLRP, encoded by the coding sequence ATGGATCTGATGTTTAAAGACAAAGATAAGATTGTAGGTTTTTTTATTCTGATGATAAGCACTTTGCTTTTACTTTCTCTAGTTCTAATAGGAAGGGGAAAAGGGCTTTTTAAAAACTATATTGAATACCATGCTATTTTTGAAGAAACTTACAACCTTAAGGAAGGGGCTCCTGTAAAGCTTTTCAATGCAGAAATAGGAAAAGTTAAAGATGTAAAACTTGTTGATGATGATGTAAGGGTTCAAATTCTTATTGTTGATGAATATTCAAACCGGGTAAGAGAGTCTTCTTATGTTACAGTTACCAGTCCTACTTTTATAGGTTCTGAATATATAGCCTTGACAAGTCAGGATAAAAGCTCCGAGCTTATTCCAGAAGGAGGGCAGATACCTTCAATAGAAAAAACTTCATTTTCAGATCTTATGGACGAGTTTCAAGTTGAGAAAACTGCCAAAAAATTTGTTGAGACAGTTTATGATCTGTCTGAGATGGCCAAGAAATTAAATTCAGATCAAGGGCCTGTTTTTTCTATTTTGTCTGATATTGAAACAATTGTTCATGATATAGAAAGCGGCAAAGGAAACCTAGGTGAAATTCTAAGAACTTCTAAAATAACAGATCAATTGGAAGCTAGGCTTGTGCAGATTGAAAAAATACTTGGAGATGTAAAAATTGCTGTTTCTAAAACTCCCTATACAATGGATCTTGTAAATGAAAATCTTGAAAGGGTGGGTAAAATAGGAAAAAATATTGAATTGAGTTCTGAAAATATCAATCTTATGGTTAATGAACTCAGGGTTAAGCTCAATGAAATTAGTACAATAATTTCAAATATAGAAAAAGGAAGTGAAACTGTTCCTGCTATTACTGCAACAGCTCTAAATGGTCTTCAGGAAGTAAGAGAGGGAGTAAGAAAAATAGACAATACAATAGAAGCCCTCCAAAAAACCTTCATAATTAGAAATAAACTGCCTGAAAGACAAGAACCTGAACAATATAAGTTAGATTTAAGGCCTTGA
- a CDS encoding HD domain-containing protein, whose protein sequence is MDYIKFFTNYSLEFKTRFPQFYEAFHLKEIHCKNVAVEAVKIGEKLCLTSEELKFCELIGLFHDMGRFPQFAEFKTFNDLISCDHGKKSVLEAIRTNLVFKIEKEKRDVFLSSLFFHNKKKMPEFKQSKKHIKSFFLKILRDADKLDIYRVVCQNYLGTNKNSKIISMNFEDSGEISPKIISDILNHKPASITAVKSLTDLKLSQMSWVFDLNFKFSIEQVKKKQIPEIIFSTITPSKKSEICFKKIMEFLKPF, encoded by the coding sequence ATGGACTATATAAAATTTTTTACAAACTATTCACTTGAATTTAAAACCAGATTTCCTCAATTTTATGAAGCTTTCCACCTTAAGGAAATTCATTGTAAAAATGTTGCTGTTGAAGCAGTAAAAATTGGGGAAAAACTTTGTCTGACAAGCGAAGAGCTTAAGTTTTGTGAATTAATAGGACTTTTTCATGATATGGGAAGATTCCCCCAATTTGCAGAATTTAAAACATTTAATGATCTTATCTCCTGTGATCATGGAAAAAAATCTGTACTGGAAGCAATAAGAACAAATCTTGTTTTTAAAATTGAGAAGGAAAAAAGAGACGTGTTTTTAAGCTCTCTTTTTTTCCATAACAAAAAAAAGATGCCTGAATTTAAACAATCAAAAAAACATATAAAATCTTTTTTCCTAAAAATTTTAAGGGATGCTGATAAACTTGATATATACAGGGTTGTTTGCCAAAATTACCTTGGAACCAATAAAAACTCAAAAATAATTTCAATGAATTTTGAAGATTCAGGTGAGATTTCTCCAAAAATTATTTCAGATATTTTAAATCACAAACCTGCTTCAATAACAGCAGTAAAATCTCTGACCGATCTTAAACTTTCCCAAATGAGCTGGGTTTTTGACTTGAATTTCAAATTTTCCATTGAGCAGGTAAAAAAAAAGCAGATCCCAGAAATAATTTTTTCAACAATTACCCCTTCAAAAAAATCGGAAATCTGCTTTAAGAAAATTATGGAGTTTTTAAAACCTTTTTAA